From Daucus carota subsp. sativus chromosome 6, DH1 v3.0, whole genome shotgun sequence, the proteins below share one genomic window:
- the LOC108224596 gene encoding protein ZINC INDUCED FACILITATOR-LIKE 1 gives MEDKTEALLKTTTYNSSSSSEDEENEHSHYYENCPGCKINKEKASNPRIPLKHLFFLWVVTLCAALPISSLFPFLYFMIRDLHIAEREEDIGYYAGFVGSSFMVGRALTSVLWGMLADRYGRKPVIIFGAVSVVIFNTIFGLSTSYWMALSMRFLVGSLCGILGPMRAYASEVCRKEHQALGMSVISTSWGVGLVIGPAIGGYFAQPAEKYPNIFSEKSLFGRFPYLLPCLLISLYALFVSIISFWLPETLHSHHENKKEQGGEADALEGVICESVVDEVTHSKEMLPSAKQSLLRNWPLMSAILVYCVFQLHDMAYSEIFSLWANSPRANGGLSYTSADVGEVLAISGLGLLFFQLFLYPVVERSFGPIMISRIGAAVTIPLLSSYPFIAMLSGISLLMVLNCASVVKNVLSVSISTGLFLLQNRAVSSEQRGAANGISMSAMSFFKALGPAGGGAIFSWAQKRQNASLLPGVQMVFFILNVVEFIGLLMTFKPFLVLPSTDYS, from the exons ATGGAAGACAAGACAGAAGCATTGTTGAAAACAACAACatacaacagcagcagcagcagcgaAGACGAAGAAAATGAACACAGCCACTACTATGAGAATTGCCCAGGTTGTAAGATTAATAAAGAGAAGGCTTCAAATCCTCGTATTCCTCTCAAACATCTATTCTTCCTCTGGGTTGTTACTCTATGTGCAg CATTACCGATTTCATCCCTCTTTCCTTTCCTCTATTTTATG ATCAGGGACTTGCATATTGCAGAAAGGGAGGAGGACATAGGCTACTATGCTGGATTTGTAG GTTCCTCATTTATGGTTGGAAGAGCTCTGACATCTGTTCTTTGGGGAATGTTAGCTGATCGCTATGGTCGAAAACCTGTAATAATATTTGGCGCAGTTTCAGT gGTTATCTTTAACACTATCTTTGGCCTTAGTACAAGCTACTGGATGGCACTTTCTATGAGGTTTCTCGTAGGAAGTTTGTGCGGGATACTTGGCCCAATGAGG GCATATGCTTCAGAAGTTTGTCGTAAAGAACATCAAGCTTTGGGAATGTCAGTT ATTAGCACATCGTGGGGTGTAGGGCTGGTCATAGGACCAGCTATTGGAGGTTATTTTGCACAG CCAGCAGAAAAGTATCCCAatatattttctgaaaaatctCTCTTTGGGAG GTTTCCCTACTTGCTACCTTGCCTTTTAATATCACTCTATGCGTTGTTTGTATCCATCATCTCGTTCTGGCTACCG GAAACACTGCACAGTCAtcatgaaaataaaaaagaacaagGTGGTGAAGCTGATGCCTTGGAGGGTGTAATATGTGAGTCTGTTGTTGATGAAGTAACTCATTCCAAAGAGATGCTTCCAAGTGCCAAACAAAGCCTTTTAAGAAACTGGCCCCTGATGTCTGCTATACTTGTGTACTGTGTTTTCCAGCTCCATGATATGGCCTACAGTGAG ATATTCTCATTGTGGGCTAACAGCCCGAGGGCGAATGGAGGACTGAGCTATACGTCCGCAGATGTTGGGGAAGTTCTTGCAATTTCAG GACTTGGTCTATTATTCTTTCAGCTATTTCTTTACCCTGTCGTAGAGAGGAGTTTTGGGCCCATAATGATATCTCGTATCGGAGCT GCTGTTACCATACCTCTGCTATCAAGTTACCCATTTATAGCTATGTTGTCTGGGATCTCCCTTCTCATGGTTCTCAATTGTGCATCTGTGGTCAAGAATGTCTTGTCT GTATCAATATCTACAGGATTGTTCCTTTTACAGAACAGGGCCGTG TCCAGTGAACAACGAGGAGCTGCGAATGGGATTTCCATGTCAGCCATGTCCTTCTTCAAAGCACTTGGTCCAGCTGGTGGAGGGGCAAT CTTCTCTTGGGCACAAAAGCGGCAGAATGCTAGTCTACTTCCAG GTGTTCAAATGGTTTTCTTCATCCTAAATGTGGTTGAATTCATTGGACTGCTTATGACCTTTAAGCCGTTTCTTGTGCTGCCTAGCACTGATTATTCATAG